A region from the Coffea eugenioides isolate CCC68of chromosome 9, Ceug_1.0, whole genome shotgun sequence genome encodes:
- the LOC113782305 gene encoding probable caffeine synthase 3: protein MDISLLGDLAGINHLSCFVTNQGHLEEERMDSFNLPNYTSSVEEIRYIIEEEGSFEILYLETFKLRHDAGFSIDDDYQLRSHSQVYCDEHVRAAYVASFIRVVYEPTLASHFGEAIIPDICHRFAKNAAKLLRMGKGFFNNLIISFAKKPEKLDM, encoded by the exons ATGGACATCAGCCTTCTGGGAGACCTTGCGGGAATCAACCACCTCAGTTGCTTTGTAACCAATCAG GGACATCTGGAGGAAGAAAGAATGGATAGTTTCAATCTTCCAAACTATACTTCTTCAGTAGAAGAAATAAGGTACATAATTGAGGAGGAAggttcttttgaaattttgtacCTGGAGACTTTTAAGCTCCGTCATGATGCTGGCTTCTCCATTGATGATGATTACCAGTTACGATCCCATTCCCAAGTATACTGCGATGAACATGTTAGAGCAGCGTATGTGGCATCATTCATTAGAGTAGTTTACGAACCCACCCTCGCAAGTCATTTTGGAGAAGCTATTATACCTGACATATGCCACAGGTTTGCGAAGAATGCAGCAAAGCTACTCCGCATGGGCAAAGGCTTCTTTAATAATCTTATCATTTCTTTTGCCAAAAAACCAGAGAAATTGGACATGTAA